From a single Phragmites australis chromosome 7, lpPhrAust1.1, whole genome shotgun sequence genomic region:
- the LOC133924582 gene encoding uncharacterized protein LOC133924582 produces MEGEKTVAAMEEGEKKEVVGVDVSLKELSKKLDDFAKERDWEQYHSPRNLLLAMIAEVGELSELFMWKGEVPNGLPGWEQAEKEHLGEELSDVLLYLIRLSDMCGVDLGDAATRKIVKNAVKYPAPSRAA; encoded by the exons ATGGAGGGCGAGAAGACGGTGGCCGCCATGGAGGagggggagaagaaggaggTGGTCGGCGTTGATGTGAGCCTCAAGGAGCTGTCCAAGAAGCTCGATGACTTCGCCAAGGAGAGGGACTGGGAGCAGTACCATAGCCCAAGGAACCTTCTGCTTGCCATG ATAGCTGAAGTTGGGGAGCTGTCAGAGCTGTTCATGTGGAAAGGGGAGGTGCCGAATGGGCTGCCAGGGTGGGAGCAGGCCGAGAAGGAGCACCTCGGCGAGGAGCTATCCGACGTGCTACTCTACCTGATCCGCCTCTCCGACATGTGCGGCGTCGACCTCGGCGACGCTGCCACCAGGAAGATCGTGAAGAACGCCGTCAAGTACCCAGCACCGTCAAGAGCAgcttga